One genomic window of Candidatus Kuenenia stuttgartiensis includes the following:
- a CDS encoding energy-coupling factor ABC transporter permease yields the protein MKSTKMFLLNITVFLLVFLVSDKAAYAMHITEGILPTEWAVTLFAVSIPFLGIGIYQVKRKKREMHSYLPLVGMLGAAVFVFSCFPVPVVALNGMATSHPCGTGMSAILLGPFVSVLIAGIALLIQALFLAHGGLTTLGGNIFSMGILGSFSGFFAFKITRRCGMPLFWCGFFAGVISDLFTYLGTSIELGLLVINNGGSFFRATAEIFGVFMMTSQGVLCIVEGVVVGFILVFIEKRRPDILVQLGMIKKNAKPV from the coding sequence TTGAAAAGTACAAAAATGTTTCTGTTAAATATAACGGTTTTTTTGCTCGTGTTCCTTGTTTCCGATAAGGCTGCATATGCAATGCACATTACAGAAGGAATTCTGCCCACAGAATGGGCAGTAACATTGTTTGCCGTCTCGATTCCTTTTTTAGGTATTGGGATTTACCAGGTGAAACGGAAGAAAAGAGAGATGCATAGTTACCTGCCGTTAGTTGGCATGCTGGGAGCGGCAGTATTCGTTTTTTCGTGCTTCCCCGTTCCCGTCGTAGCATTAAACGGAATGGCAACTTCCCATCCATGCGGCACAGGCATGAGTGCTATTTTGCTGGGACCTTTTGTCAGTGTACTGATAGCGGGCATTGCCTTGCTTATTCAAGCCTTGTTTTTGGCGCATGGCGGGTTAACAACGCTGGGCGGGAATATATTTTCCATGGGTATTTTAGGCTCTTTCTCCGGATTTTTTGCGTTCAAAATAACCCGGCGCTGCGGCATGCCATTATTTTGGTGCGGCTTCTTTGCAGGTGTAATTTCTGATTTATTTACTTATTTGGGTACCTCTATTGAACTGGGATTGCTCGTAATAAATAATGGTGGGTCTTTCTTCAGGGCGACTGCAGAAATATTTGGCGTCTTTATGATGACCTCACAGGGGGTCTTATGTATTGTGGAAGGCGTGGTTGTTGGATTTATTCTGGTTTTTATAGAAAAAAGAAGGCCGGATATTTTGGTTCAACTTGGGATGATAAAGAAAAATGCAAAACCTGTTTAA
- the cbiQ gene encoding cobalt ECF transporter T component CbiQ: protein MGFFHLTFTDRYARRDNWLTRIDVRVKLIYILSMLAINIWAKNVFVSLSFLFISFVFLLTLKISPLAIIKKMVLPLLFAVMMLVVKGLHEGQEEWVSFSIGGYIMSLKKEGLLGGLQTGGKILGGISLVILFAFTTTMSRLNAGLKWFRMPDTVLELMSFMYRYIFQLLDEVSAIWFAQKARLGHASWLKAIKSLGILGGMLIIRAVERAERTSEAMYARGYKGGCILTCHLKPLGKNEYIYFSGMTLFLPFLLYAGNIRIW, encoded by the coding sequence ATGGGATTTTTTCATCTCACATTTACAGACAGGTATGCCCGGAGAGATAACTGGTTGACGAGGATCGATGTAAGGGTCAAGTTGATCTACATCTTATCAATGCTGGCAATAAATATATGGGCAAAAAATGTTTTTGTGTCTCTCTCTTTTCTTTTCATATCGTTCGTTTTTCTGCTTACACTGAAAATTTCTCCTCTGGCAATAATAAAAAAGATGGTATTGCCATTATTATTTGCGGTTATGATGCTAGTGGTCAAGGGATTGCATGAAGGACAAGAGGAATGGGTTTCTTTTTCCATTGGGGGATATATCATGTCCTTAAAGAAAGAAGGTCTTCTTGGCGGACTGCAAACTGGAGGCAAAATACTCGGGGGGATTTCTCTGGTGATTTTATTTGCCTTCACTACAACAATGAGTCGGCTAAATGCAGGACTTAAATGGTTTCGTATGCCGGATACCGTTCTGGAACTTATGTCTTTTATGTATCGGTACATTTTCCAATTATTGGATGAAGTGTCTGCAATCTGGTTTGCGCAAAAGGCGCGTTTAGGGCATGCCTCATGGTTAAAAGCAATAAAATCCCTCGGGATTTTGGGTGGAATGCTTATTATCCGTGCCGTTGAAAGGGCGGAGCGCACTTCTGAGGCGATGTATGCACGGGGCTATAAGGGAGGATGTATATTAACCTGCCATTTAAAGCCCTTGGGTAAAAATGAATATATTTATTTCTCAGGGATGACCCTCTTTCTCCCCTTTCTTCTCTATGCGGGGAATATACGGATATGGTAA
- a CDS encoding energy-coupling factor ABC transporter ATP-binding protein — MVILQAKNIRYKYSDGTLALGGVCLDIEKGAFWAILGPNGSGKTTLLKHFNGLLKIQEGEVLLDGRPLRKYPSREIVQRVGIVFQDPNDQLFAQTVREDVAFGPMNLGLSKEEIERRVEEALMLVNMRHCADKFVGYLSYGQKKRICIAGVLAMRPEILLLDEPTSGLDPAGVTQLMRLLQRLNHECGITIIMATNVVDVVPVYMSRMAVMYEGNIVCEGTPENVFSKTEKLEKMYLELPQIAQLMRLLRDKDYISMANLPLTIGEARKFLVQKLNGSHTAKSAALNISEE; from the coding sequence ATGGTAATACTTCAGGCTAAAAATATCCGGTATAAATATTCGGACGGGACACTTGCCCTTGGCGGGGTATGTTTGGATATTGAAAAAGGTGCATTTTGGGCAATTCTTGGGCCAAACGGGTCTGGGAAAACCACCTTATTAAAACATTTCAACGGTTTATTGAAAATACAAGAGGGGGAGGTTCTTTTAGACGGAAGACCGTTACGGAAGTATCCTTCCCGTGAGATAGTTCAACGCGTAGGTATTGTGTTTCAGGATCCGAATGATCAGTTGTTTGCTCAAACAGTACGGGAAGACGTGGCATTCGGGCCTATGAATTTAGGGCTTTCAAAAGAAGAAATTGAGCGGAGGGTGGAAGAGGCATTGATGTTAGTGAATATGCGACACTGTGCAGATAAGTTTGTTGGGTATTTAAGCTATGGACAGAAAAAAAGGATTTGCATTGCCGGGGTGCTCGCAATGAGGCCGGAAATTCTTTTACTAGACGAACCCACGAGCGGTTTAGACCCAGCCGGAGTAACACAACTTATGAGGCTGCTTCAGAGACTTAACCATGAATGTGGGATTACCATTATTATGGCAACAAATGTGGTAGATGTTGTGCCTGTTTACATGAGCAGGATGGCCGTTATGTATGAGGGAAATATTGTGTGTGAAGGCACGCCGGAAAACGTTTTCTCGAAAACAGAGAAATTGGAGAAGATGTATCTCGAATTGCCTCAAATAGCGCAACTTATGAGGCTGTTAAGGGATAAAGATTACATTTCAATGGCAAATTTACCCCTTACCATTGGTGAGGCAAGAAAATTTTTGGTACAAAAACTAAATGGGAGTCATACGGCAAAATCAGCCGCATTGAATATTTCAGAAGAGTAG
- the cobD gene encoding threonine-phosphate decarboxylase CobD, producing MFKGHGGYREHTNVHTKNAVLDFSANINPLGYPEGVHKTVFENFDDILHYPDIDCYSLKKYIARKIAHSANEIVVGNGSTELFYLAPRALKPVKGIILQPSFSEFPEALKCSGTEVVPYALNDEDDFSFHYNKNYFQDEKAGMLFLCNPNNPTGLLIEKRTLLAMIQQHSNVMFVVDEAFMDFVDEPERYTVINEAGTLENLIVVRSLTKFYGFPGLRIGYLVAHANVAEKLLEYKEPWTVNTFAQYAAMVSMEDDAFIAASKEFIRNERVFLYEELSNIRGLIPYKPAANFVFVKINAEGINSVFLSKWMLEQGIAIRDCSNFAGLNDEYFRIAVRTREENTKLINVFKKVLSSRVCNPMSLS from the coding sequence ATGTTTAAGGGTCATGGCGGATATAGAGAGCATACAAATGTACATACCAAAAACGCTGTTCTTGATTTCAGCGCGAACATTAATCCACTCGGATATCCGGAAGGCGTGCACAAAACAGTTTTCGAAAATTTCGACGATATATTGCATTATCCCGATATTGATTGCTACAGTCTGAAAAAATATATAGCGCGGAAAATAGCGCATTCCGCCAACGAGATTGTTGTAGGAAATGGCTCTACGGAATTATTTTATCTGGCGCCCCGCGCTTTAAAACCTGTAAAAGGAATTATCCTGCAACCGTCTTTCAGTGAATTTCCAGAGGCTTTAAAATGCAGCGGCACGGAAGTAGTCCCGTATGCCCTCAATGACGAAGACGATTTTTCTTTCCACTACAATAAAAATTATTTCCAGGATGAAAAGGCGGGCATGCTTTTCCTCTGTAATCCGAATAATCCCACCGGATTATTAATTGAGAAGCGTACGCTATTGGCAATGATACAACAACATTCAAATGTAATGTTTGTAGTAGATGAGGCATTCATGGATTTTGTGGATGAGCCGGAGAGATACACGGTGATAAATGAAGCAGGTACACTTGAAAACCTCATTGTAGTACGGTCTCTTACAAAATTTTACGGATTTCCTGGTTTGAGAATAGGATATCTCGTCGCCCACGCAAACGTTGCGGAAAAGCTCCTGGAATATAAGGAACCATGGACGGTCAATACCTTTGCCCAATATGCCGCAATGGTTTCAATGGAAGACGATGCGTTTATTGCCGCAAGTAAAGAATTCATAAGAAACGAACGGGTGTTTTTATACGAAGAGTTGTCAAATATTCGAGGATTGATTCCTTATAAACCTGCGGCGAATTTTGTATTTGTTAAAATCAACGCAGAAGGGATAAATTCTGTTTTTCTGAGTAAATGGATGCTGGAGCAGGGCATCGCTATTCGTGATTGTTCCAACTTTGCCGGACTCAATGATGAGTATTTTCGTATAGCGGTTAGGACTAGGGAAGAAAATACAAAGTTAATCAATGTATTTAAAAAAGTCCTATCCAGTCGGGTTTGCAACCCAATGTCATTAAGTTAA